TCTCCCTAACCCTCTCCAGAGTCCAGAGGACGTGCCTCCTCACGTTCTCGCTCATGGGGACCTCGTGAAGACCATCATCGTATATTATGAAGGCCCTCCTCACAAGCTTCCCGATCCTCTCCTCTAAGAGCATGCTGTAAGCGGCTACCTGAACCCTGTGACCTAAGGAGACGTACCTGGGCATTCTCCCTCCCTTGAGCTCCGCTACGGCCCACTCCTCCCCCATCCTGACGACCAGATCAGCCACCCCCTGAACGCAGAGCTTGAGGCTCGAGAGGCGCATGTTTGCTATCCTCTCATCAACTCTAAGCTTCCTCAACCCTCCTAGAGTGGCCCTCCTCCCCTCCTTACTCGTGAAACTCCGCTGGGATTCCCTCCCCATCCTCATGTACTCCTTCTCAGCTTCCTCTATACCTATGGCGTGGAAGTAAACGACCATGGGGCAGAAGTGGT
This is a stretch of genomic DNA from Candidatus Korarchaeum sp.. It encodes these proteins:
- the cas4 gene encoding CRISPR-associated protein Cas4, producing MRSTRKRSSCSEEDLIPVSELRQYHFCPMVVYFHAIGIEEAEKEYMRMGRESQRSFTSKEGRRATLGGLRKLRVDERIANMRLSSLKLCVQGVADLVVRMGEEWAVAELKGGRMPRYVSLGHRVQVAAYSMLLEERIGKLVRRAFIIYDDGLHEVPMSENVRRHVLWTLERVREIYDGKVPTSKHGKCEACGYSAYCLG